Proteins from one Cryptomeria japonica chromosome 4, Sugi_1.0, whole genome shotgun sequence genomic window:
- the LOC131875201 gene encoding uncharacterized protein LOC131875201 has product MALYGYDAPNCLDLLLSDSRVPRDLFQQSQDIVRSLKENIQKAGNQQKQNADQKRVERSFDLGDMVYLMLQSYRQSTLKKSGAEKLKRHYYGPFRIVRRVGEVAYELELPTDANVHNVFHLSCLKKAIGHPVIPSTVLPPLDEEGKLILVLEAIIDSRERRLRNRVIRENLVKWKDLPVEDATLERDDIL; this is encoded by the coding sequence ATGGCTTTGTATGGGTATGATGCACCCAACTGTCTGGACTTGTTGTTGAGTGACAGTAGAGTGCCGAGGGATCTTTTTCAGCAGAGTCAGGACATTGTGAGATCATTGAAGGAAAACATACAGAAGGCAGGAAACCAACAAAAACAAAATGCGGACCAGAAGCGAGTTGAGCGATCATTCGATTTAGGTgacatggtgtatttgatgttGCAGTCATACAGGCAGTCCACACTTAAGAAGAGTGGTGCGGAGAAGCTCAAGCGGCATTATTATGGGCCATTCAGGATTGTCAGGCGAGTTGGAGAGGTGGCCTATGAGCTAGAGTTGCCGACAGATGCAAATGTGCATAATGTTTTTCATTTGTCATGCCTTAAAAAGGCGATAGGACACCCTGTTATACCTTCCACAGTGCTACCTCCTCTTGATGAAGAGGGGAAACTGATATTAGTACTTGAGGCCATCATTGATTCCAGGGAGCGTAGATTGAGGAACAGAGTCATCAGGGAAAATTTGGTGAAGTGGAAAGATTTGCCGGTTGAGGATGCTACATTGGAGAGAGATGACATTTTGTAG